One part of the Tenacibaculum sp. 190130A14a genome encodes these proteins:
- a CDS encoding macro domain-containing protein, with protein MSISPKLFEITLIDVQNELCTEWQKSFEEFSEVSIVNGKFELEREYDCLVSPANSFGLMDGGIDLAIRNYFGMKIQYNVQKRIQKEFYGEQPVGTSIIVFTENECHPFLAHTPTMRVPTDISKTDNVYNAFFAMLTSIANHNKTGKARIEKVLCPGMGTATGRMSPKEAARQMSIAYKNFKYPTTNMNWKNLNKRHLEIIG; from the coding sequence ATGTCTATATCACCAAAATTATTTGAAATAACATTAATAGATGTTCAAAATGAATTATGTACAGAATGGCAGAAATCTTTTGAGGAGTTCTCTGAAGTCAGTATAGTGAATGGAAAATTTGAACTAGAAAGAGAATATGACTGTTTAGTAAGTCCTGCAAACTCATTTGGTTTAATGGATGGAGGAATTGATTTAGCAATACGAAACTACTTTGGCATGAAGATTCAATATAATGTTCAAAAAAGAATTCAAAAAGAATTTTATGGAGAACAACCTGTTGGAACTTCAATTATTGTATTTACAGAAAATGAGTGCCATCCATTTTTGGCTCATACTCCAACAATGAGGGTTCCAACGGATATTTCAAAGACAGATAATGTTTACAATGCATTTTTTGCTATGCTAACTTCTATCGCTAATCATAACAAGACTGGAAAGGCAAGAATAGAAAAGGTGCTTTGCCCTGGAATGGGAACAGCCACTGGAAGAATGTCTCCAAAAGAGGCCGCTAGACAAATGTCCATTGCTTATAAGAACTTTAAATATCCAACAACCAACATGAATTGGAAAAACTTAAATAAAAGACATCTAGAAATAATAGGGTAA